From a region of the Cucumis sativus cultivar 9930 chromosome 6, Cucumber_9930_V3, whole genome shotgun sequence genome:
- the LOC116404476 gene encoding exopolygalacturonase-like has translation MGLISNVVALLPLLLLLVSNSKAQPAAAQPSAQPAQPAGGAGGVFDITKYGAKPNADITAALTSAWKEACASTTPSKVLIPKGSYGLSQSNLKGPCKSPIELQIEGTLQAPAHPEGEGLLILENTDLLTVSGTGVLDGQGKAGWEKNDCHLKKECTKLPMNLKLNFITNSIVTGITSLDSKNFHINLLGCKNLTFDHVTITAPGNSPNTDGIHVSSSEQINILNTNIATGDDCISVGDSNKQVAISDVTCGPGHGISIGSLGKYTKEKEVVGVTVKKCKLTGTTNGVRIKTWPDSAVAFPATDMHFEDIEMDNVSNPIIIDQEYCPWNQCNRKVASKIKISNVSFKNIRGTSATAIAVKIVCSKSIPCEGVEIADIDLTYSGPEGPIKSQCANVKPVITGKQNPPICGEVAPADGPSTD, from the exons atgggattGATATCAAACGTTGTGGCATTATTGccattgttgttattgttggtGTCTAATTCTAAAGCTCAACCTGCTGCAGCTCAACCTTCAGCTCAACCAGCTCAACCTGCAGGTGGTGCTGGTGGTGTTTTCGATATCACAAAATACGGTGCCAAACCTAATGCAGATATAACTGCG GCTTTGACAAGTGCATGGAAGGAGGCGTGTGCATCGACCACTCCAAGTAAAGTTTTGATTCCAAAAGGAAGTTACGGATTAAGTCAATCCAACCTCAAAGGCCCTTGTAAAAGTCCTATCGAACTACAAATCGAAGGGACATTACAAGCTCCGGCCCATCCAGAAGGAGAAGGGCTACTCATTTTGGAAAATACCGATCTGTTGACAGTGTCAGGTACTGGAGTTTTGGATGGCCAAGGAAAAGCAGGTTGGGAAAAGAATGATTGCCATTTGAAGAAAGAATGCACCAAGCTTCCCATG AATTTGAAGCTCAATTTCATCACAAATTCAATAGTAACGGGCATAACGTCATTGGATAGCaagaattttcatattaatcttTTGGGTTGCAAGAACCTTACCTTTGACCACGTGACAATTACTGCACCGGGCAATAGTCCCAACACCGATGGAATTCACGTGAGTAGTTCAGAACAGATTAACATTCTCAATACCAATATCGCAACCGGAGATGATTGCATATCTGTGGGAGATTCCAACAAACAAGTAGCTATTAGCGATGTTACTTGCGGACCAGGACATGGAATTAGCATAGGAAGTTTGGGAAAATATACCAAGGAAAAAGAAGTGGTAGGAGTTACGGTGAAAAAATGCAAATTGACCGGTACTACAAACGGTGTTAGGATCAAAACATGGCCAGATTCTGCTGTCGCATTTCCAGCCACAGACATGCATTTTGAAGATATAGAAATGGATAATGTCAGTAACCCTATCATCATAGACCAAGAATATTGTCCATGGAACCAATGCAACCGAAAG GTTGCATCAAAAATTAAGATCAGCAATGTAAGCTTCAAGAATATTAGAGGCACGTCTGCAACTGCGATTGCAGTCAAAATTGTTTGCAGTAAGAGTATTCCATGTGAGGGAGTGGAAATTGCTGATATTGACCTCACTTATAGTGGACCAGAAGGTCCAATTAAGTCTCAGTGTGCAAATGTGAAACCCGTCATTACAGGAAAACAAAATCCTCCAATCTGTGGTGAAGTTGCACCAGCTGATGGTCCATCAACCGATTGA
- the LOC116404515 gene encoding cinnamoyl-CoA reductase 1-like gives MDYAGAQTFPNSTFGWTNVKDVVNAHIRIRAYEVPSTNGRYCLVESVITIQELSSYCMISTLLFNFLTSVADDKPFTPVYQVSVEKAKNLGIQFIPLAENLKETVESLKEKNFINF, from the exons ATGGATTATGCAGGAGCACAAACTTTTCCAAATTCCACATTTGGATGGACTAATGTCAAAGATGTTGTTAATGCACACATTAGAATTCGAGCTTATGAGGTTCCATCAACCAATGGAAGATACTGTCTAGTTGAAAGTGTTATCACTATTCAAGAATTGTCAAGTTATTGCATGATCTCTACCCTTCTCTTCAACTTCCTGACAA GTGTGGCCGATGACAAACCGTTTACACCCGTGTATCAGGTGTCAGTCGAGAAAGCAAAGAACTTAGGCATTCAATTCATTCCCCTTGCAGAAAACCTGAAGGAAACTGTTGAGAGCTTGAAGGAAAAGAATTTTATCAACTTCTAA
- the LOC116404474 gene encoding exopolygalacturonase-like, which yields MNQNLKHTDHSLIKKKKKKKTRTNQSRKKKKMGLISNIVAILPLLLLLVSNSKAQPAAAQPSAQPAQPAGDAGGVFDITKYGAKPNADITAALTSAWKAACASTTPSKVLIPKGSYGLSQSNLKGPCKSPIELQIEGTLQAPAHPEGEGLLILENTDLLTVSGTGVLDGQGKAGWEKNDCHLKKECTKLPMNLKLNFITNSIVTGITSLDSKNFHINLLGCKNLTFDHVTITAPGNSPNTDGIHVSSSEQINILNTNIATGDDCISVGDSNKQVAISDVTCGPGHGISIGSLGKYTKEKEVVGVTVKKCKLTGTTNGVRIKTWPDSAVAFPATDMHFEDIEMDNVSNPIIIDQEYCPWNQCNRKVASKIKISNVSFKNIRGTSATAIAVKIVCSKSIPCEGVEIADIDLTYSGPEGPIKSQCANVKPVITGKQNPPICGEVAPADGPSTD from the exons atgaatcaaaatttaaaacataccGATCattcattgataaaaaaaaaaaaaaaaaagaaaacaagaaccAATCAgagtagaaaaaagaaaaaaatgggatTGATATCAAACATTGTGGCAATATTGccattgttgttattgttggtGTCTAATTCTAAAGCTCAACCTGCTGCAGCTCAACCTTCAGCTCAACCAGCTCAACCTGCAGGTGATGCTGGTGGTGTTTTCGATATCACAAAATACGGTGCCAAACCTAATGCAGATATAACTGCG GCATTGACAAGTGCATGGAAGGCGGCATGTGCATCGACCACTCCAAGTAAAGTTTTGATTCCAAAAGGAAGTTACGGATTAAGTCAATCCAACCTCAAAGGCCCTTGTAAAAGTCCTATCGAACTACAAATCGAAGGGACATTACAAGCTCCGGCCCATCCAGAAGGAGAAGGGCTACTCATTTTGGAAAATACCGATCTGTTGACAGTGTCAGGTACTGGAGTTTTGGATGGCCAAGGAAAAGCAGGTTGGGAAAAGAATGATTGCCATTTGAAGAAAGAATGCACCAAGCTTCCCATG AATTTGAAGCTCAATTTCATCACAAATTCAATAGTAACGGGCATAACGTCATTGGATAGCaagaattttcatattaatcttTTGGGTTGCAAGAACCTTACCTTTGACCACGTGACAATTACTGCACCGGGCAATAGTCCCAACACCGATGGAATTCACGTGAGTAGTTCAGAACAGATTAACATTCTCAATACCAATATCGCAACCGGAGATGATTGCATATCTGTGGGAGACTCCAACAAACAAGTAGCTATTAGCGATGTTACTTGCGGACCAGGACATGGAATTAGCATAGGAAGTTTGGGAAAATATACCAAGGAAAAAGAAGTGGTAGGAGTTACGGTGAAAAAATGCAAATTGACCGGTACTACAAACGGTGTTAGGATTAAAACATGGCCAGATTCTGCCGTCGCATTTCCAGCCACAGACATGCATTTTGAAGATATAGAAATGGATAATGTCAGTAACCCTATCATCATAGACCAAGAATATTGTCCATGGAACCAATGCAACCGAAAG GTTGCATCAAAAATTAAGATCAGCAATGTAAGCTTCAAGAATATTAGAGGCACGTCTGCAACTGCGATTGCAGTCAAAATTGTTTGCAGTAAGAGTATTCCATGTGAGGGAGTGGAAATTGCTGATATTGACCTCACTTATAGTGGACCAGAAGGTCCAATTAAGTCTCAGTGTGCAAATGTGAAACCCGTCATTACAGGAAAACAAAATCCTCCAATCTGTGGTGAAGTTGCACCAGCTGATGGTCCATCAACCGATTGA
- the LOC116404475 gene encoding exopolygalacturonase-like, with protein MGLISNVVALLPLLLLLVSNSKAQPAAAQPSAQPAQPAGGAGGVFDITKYGAKPNADITAALTSAWKEACASTTPSKVLIPKGSYGLSQSNLKGPCKSPIELQIEGTLQAPAHPEGEGLLILENTDLLTVSGTGVLDGQGKAGWEKNDCHLKKECTKLPMNLKLNFITNSIVTGITSLDSKNFHINLLGCKNLTFDHVTITAPGNSPNTDGIHVSSSEQINILNTNIATGDDCISVGDSNKQVAISDVTCGPGHGISIGSLGKYTKEKEVVGVTVKKCKLTGTTNGVRIKTWPDSAVAFPATDMHFEDIEMDNVSNPIIIDQEYCPWNQCNRKVASKIKISNVSFKNIRGTSATAIAVKIVCSKSIPCEGVEIADIDLTYSGPEGPIKSQCANVKPVITGKQNPPICGEVAPADGPSTD; from the exons atgggatTGATATCAAACGTTGTGGCATTATTGccattgttgttattgttggtGTCTAATTCTAAAGCTCAACCTGCTGCAGCTCAACCTTCAGCTCAACCAGCTCAACCTGCAGGTGGTGCTGGTGGTGTTTTCGATATCACAAAATACGGTGCCAAACCTAATGCAGATATAACTGCG GCTTTGACAAGTGCATGGAAGGAGGCGTGTGCATCGACCACTCCAAGTAAAGTTTTGATTCCAAAAGGAAGTTACGGATTAAGTCAATCCAACCTCAAAGGCCCTTGTAAAAGTCCTATCGAACTACAAATCGAAGGGACATTACAAGCTCCGGCCCATCCAGAAGGAGAAGGGCTACTCATTTTGGAAAATACCGATCTGTTGACAGTGTCAGGTACTGGAGTTTTGGATGGCCAAGGAAAAGCAGGTTGGGAAAAGAATGATTGCCATTTGAAGAAAGAATGCACCAAGCTTCCCATG AATTTGAAGCTCAATTTCATCACAAATTCAATAGTAACGGGCATAACGTCATTGGATAGCaagaattttcatattaatcttTTGGGTTGCAAGAACCTTACCTTTGACCACGTGACAATTACTGCACCGGGCAATAGTCCCAACACCGATGGAATTCACGTGAGTAGTTCAGAACAGATTAACATTCTCAATACCAATATCGCAACCGGAGATGATTGCATATCTGTGGGAGACTCCAACAAACAAGTAGCTATTAGCGATGTTACTTGCGGACCAGGACATGGAATTAGCATAGGAAGTTTGGGAAAATATACCAAGGAAAAAGAAGTGGTAGGAGTTACGGTGAAAAAATGCAAATTGACCGGTACTACAAACGGTGTTAGGATCAAAACATGGCCAGATTCTGCCGTCGCATTTCCAGCCACAGACATGCATTTTGAAGATATAGAAATGGATAATGTCAGTAACCCTATCATCATAGACCAAGAATATTGTCCATGGAACCAATGCAACCGAAAG GTTGCATCAAAAATTAAGATCAGCAATGTAAGCTTCAAGAATATTAGAGGCACGTCTGCAACTGCGATTGCAGTCAAAATTGTTTGCAGTAAGAGTATTCCATGTGAGGGAGTGGAAATTGCTGATATTGACCTCACTTATAGTGGACCAGAAGGTCCAATTAAGTCTCAGTGTGCAAATGTGAAACCCGTCATTACAGGAAAACAAAATCCTCCAATCTGTGGTGAAGTTGCACCAGCTGATGGTCCATCAACCGATTGA
- the LOC116404479 gene encoding uncharacterized protein LOC116404479 isoform X5, whose protein sequence is MDYIMLNAPTRVYKNMTYTSVEISSSLAEVQRQTVGEVRSHQSKFKVECRDAVDLSGWGDMEEQPCWVIMLEVLMESTKFMKFPLKKLIRVIKIQSFKWFV, encoded by the exons ATGGATTACATAATGTTGAATGCACCTACAAGAGTTTACAAGAATATGACTTATAC CTCAGTGGAAATAAGTTCGTCTCTAGCAGAGGTACAGAGACAAACTGTTGGAGAGGTTCGTAGTCaccaatcaaaatttaaagtagaGTGTCGTGATGCTGTTGACTTGAGTGGATGGG GAGACATGGAGGAGCAGCCGTGTTGGGTAATTATGCTTGAG GTTCTAATGGAGTCGACAAAGTTCATGAAATTTCCTTTAAAGAAGCTAATTAGGGTCATCAAAATACagtcattcaaatggtttgTGTAA
- the LOC116404479 gene encoding uncharacterized protein LOC116404479 isoform X4 — protein MDYIMLNAPTRVYKNMTYTSVEISSSLAEVQRQTVGEVRSHQSKFKVECRDAVDLSGWGDMEEQPCWVIMLEAGMTHIVREVEKLGSSSNGVDKVHEISFKEAN, from the exons ATGGATTACATAATGTTGAATGCACCTACAAGAGTTTACAAGAATATGACTTATAC CTCAGTGGAAATAAGTTCGTCTCTAGCAGAGGTACAGAGACAAACTGTTGGAGAGGTTCGTAGTCaccaatcaaaatttaaagtagaGTGTCGTGATGCTGTTGACTTGAGTGGATGGG GAGACATGGAGGAGCAGCCGTGTTGGGTAATTATGCTTGAG GCTGGAATGACCCACATTGTCAGGGAGGTTGAGAAGCTCGGATCTA GTTCTAATGGAGTCGACAAAGTTCATGAAATTTCCTTTAAAGAAGCTAATTAG
- the LOC116404479 gene encoding uncharacterized protein LOC116404479 isoform X2 encodes MDYIMLNAPTRVYKNMTYTSVEISSSLAEVQRQTVGEVRSHQSKFKVECRDAVDLSGWGDMEEQPCWVIMLENTSQILWTLMKNLMYALKMNLEVEKLGSSSNGVDKVHEISFKEAN; translated from the exons ATGGATTACATAATGTTGAATGCACCTACAAGAGTTTACAAGAATATGACTTATAC CTCAGTGGAAATAAGTTCGTCTCTAGCAGAGGTACAGAGACAAACTGTTGGAGAGGTTCGTAGTCaccaatcaaaatttaaagtagaGTGTCGTGATGCTGTTGACTTGAGTGGATGGG GAGACATGGAGGAGCAGCCGTGTTGGGTAATTATGCTTGAG AACACAAGTCAGATTCTGTGGACTTTGATGAAGAATTTGATGTACGCTTTGAAGATGAATCT GGAGGTTGAGAAGCTCGGATCTA GTTCTAATGGAGTCGACAAAGTTCATGAAATTTCCTTTAAAGAAGCTAATTAG
- the LOC116404479 gene encoding uncharacterized protein LOC116404479 isoform X7: MDYIMLNAPTRVYKNMTYTSVEISSSLAEVQRQTVGEVRSHQSKFKVECRDAVDLSGWGDMEEQPCWVIMLENTSQILWTLMKNLMYALKMNLF; the protein is encoded by the exons ATGGATTACATAATGTTGAATGCACCTACAAGAGTTTACAAGAATATGACTTATAC CTCAGTGGAAATAAGTTCGTCTCTAGCAGAGGTACAGAGACAAACTGTTGGAGAGGTTCGTAGTCaccaatcaaaatttaaagtagaGTGTCGTGATGCTGTTGACTTGAGTGGATGGG GAGACATGGAGGAGCAGCCGTGTTGGGTAATTATGCTTGAG AACACAAGTCAGATTCTGTGGACTTTGATGAAGAATTTGATGTACGCTTTGAAGATGAATCT GTTCTAA
- the LOC116404479 gene encoding uncharacterized protein LOC116404479 isoform X1, which translates to MDYIMLNAPTRVYKNMTYTSVEISSSLAEVQRQTVGEVRSHQSKFKVECRDAVDLSGWGDMEEQPCWVIMLENTSQILWTLMKNLMYALKMNLEVEKLGSSTCSLNSLIYLDDLVVWTL; encoded by the exons ATGGATTACATAATGTTGAATGCACCTACAAGAGTTTACAAGAATATGACTTATAC CTCAGTGGAAATAAGTTCGTCTCTAGCAGAGGTACAGAGACAAACTGTTGGAGAGGTTCGTAGTCaccaatcaaaatttaaagtagaGTGTCGTGATGCTGTTGACTTGAGTGGATGGG GAGACATGGAGGAGCAGCCGTGTTGGGTAATTATGCTTGAG AACACAAGTCAGATTCTGTGGACTTTGATGAAGAATTTGATGTACGCTTTGAAGATGAATCT GGAGGTTGAGAAGCTCGGATCTAGTACGTGTTCTTTGAATTCACTAATCTATTTGGATGACCTTGTTGTGTGGACACTCTAG
- the LOC116404479 gene encoding uncharacterized protein LOC116404479 isoform X3 → MDYIMLNAPTRVYKNMTYTSVEISSSLAEVQRQTVGEVRSHQSKFKVECRDAVDLSGWGDMEEQPCWVIMLEAGMTHIVREVEKLGSSTCSLNSLIYLDDLVVWTL, encoded by the exons ATGGATTACATAATGTTGAATGCACCTACAAGAGTTTACAAGAATATGACTTATAC CTCAGTGGAAATAAGTTCGTCTCTAGCAGAGGTACAGAGACAAACTGTTGGAGAGGTTCGTAGTCaccaatcaaaatttaaagtagaGTGTCGTGATGCTGTTGACTTGAGTGGATGGG GAGACATGGAGGAGCAGCCGTGTTGGGTAATTATGCTTGAG GCTGGAATGACCCACATTGTCAGGGAGGTTGAGAAGCTCGGATCTAGTACGTGTTCTTTGAATTCACTAATCTATTTGGATGACCTTGTTGTGTGGACACTCTAG
- the LOC116404479 gene encoding uncharacterized protein LOC116404479 isoform X6, whose product MDYIMLNAPTRVYKNMTYTSVEISSSLAEVQRQTVGEVRSHQSKFKVECRDAVDLSGWGDMEEQPCWVIMLENTSQILWTLMKNLMYALKMNLLE is encoded by the exons ATGGATTACATAATGTTGAATGCACCTACAAGAGTTTACAAGAATATGACTTATAC CTCAGTGGAAATAAGTTCGTCTCTAGCAGAGGTACAGAGACAAACTGTTGGAGAGGTTCGTAGTCaccaatcaaaatttaaagtagaGTGTCGTGATGCTGTTGACTTGAGTGGATGGG GAGACATGGAGGAGCAGCCGTGTTGGGTAATTATGCTTGAG AACACAAGTCAGATTCTGTGGACTTTGATGAAGAATTTGATGTACGCTTTGAAGATGAATCT GCTGGAATGA